Proteins co-encoded in one Terriglobia bacterium genomic window:
- a CDS encoding TolC family protein has product MKLHARLVLIAAWIVALPLTLLAQDTSSGKDKPLAFRTAIELALKNSATTGLSQADLQRAQSAVRQTKDVFLPQFVLGSGLGGSYGFPLSLEGAAPSIFNVNFQGALINLAQRNYVKAAKSDVDVTTAQNADRRNDVIMETALDYVQLDLLDSSLTVQKEQQQSAQKFQDIVAQRIQAGLDSQVEGTRAKLAGARTRLDIAQTQAAADQLRLRLSQLTGLPVAAIQTSTESIPEMPPVAQDQDLPSEALKNNPVVKVADAAARAKEFRAQAERKQLYPAIDFVGQYAMLARFNNYDEFFQKFQRNNVTAGIAIRFPFFNPVQRATADAAKADAVKSRKEAQTVKEQVSTETLKLQRSVEQLAAASEVAQLEHQLAQSDIESAHAKIESGAASIKDEENARVAEHERYTAYLNSSFELDRAQIQLMRQIGQLETWALSPPKR; this is encoded by the coding sequence ATGAAATTGCATGCCCGTCTAGTCCTGATTGCAGCGTGGATCGTGGCGCTCCCGCTAACTCTACTCGCGCAAGATACTTCTTCCGGCAAGGACAAACCGCTGGCATTCCGCACGGCCATTGAACTGGCGCTTAAAAACAGCGCTACCACTGGCCTCTCACAAGCTGACCTGCAGCGCGCGCAATCCGCAGTGAGGCAGACGAAGGACGTATTTCTGCCGCAGTTCGTGCTGGGCTCCGGGCTGGGCGGATCGTATGGCTTTCCGCTGAGCCTTGAAGGCGCCGCGCCTTCAATCTTTAACGTGAATTTTCAGGGCGCGCTCATCAACCTGGCGCAGCGCAATTACGTGAAGGCCGCAAAGAGCGATGTAGATGTCACGACGGCCCAAAATGCCGATCGCCGCAATGACGTGATTATGGAGACGGCGCTGGATTATGTGCAGCTTGATCTGCTGGACTCATCGTTGACAGTTCAAAAGGAACAGCAACAGTCTGCACAGAAATTTCAAGATATAGTCGCGCAGCGCATACAGGCTGGGCTGGACAGCCAGGTGGAGGGCACGCGGGCTAAACTTGCGGGCGCAAGAACGCGGCTGGACATCGCGCAAACACAGGCCGCGGCCGACCAGCTGCGCTTGCGCTTATCACAGCTGACCGGACTACCAGTAGCGGCAATCCAGACGTCAACCGAATCAATTCCGGAGATGCCGCCGGTGGCGCAGGACCAGGACTTGCCGAGCGAGGCGCTGAAGAACAATCCAGTGGTGAAGGTGGCGGACGCAGCCGCGCGAGCAAAAGAATTTCGCGCGCAGGCGGAGCGCAAGCAACTTTATCCTGCAATTGATTTTGTCGGGCAGTATGCCATGCTGGCGCGGTTCAACAATTACGATGAGTTTTTCCAGAAATTTCAGCGGAACAATGTAACTGCCGGCATAGCCATACGGTTTCCATTTTTCAATCCGGTACAGCGGGCCACGGCGGATGCTGCCAAAGCGGACGCGGTGAAGTCACGCAAAGAGGCGCAGACGGTGAAAGAACAGGTGAGTACGGAAACGCTAAAACTGCAACGATCAGTGGAGCAACTGGCAGCGGCGAGTGAAGTGGCGCAACTGGAGCACCAGTTGGCGCAATCTGATATTGAGTCCGCGCACGCAAAGATCGAGAGCGGCGCGGCGAGCATTAAGGATGAAGAGAACGCCCGCGTGGCCGAGCACGAACGTTACACCGCATACCTGAATTCAAGCTTCGAGCTGGACCGAGCGCAAATCCAGCTGATGCGCCAGATTGGACAACTGGAGACGTGGGCGCTGAGTCCGCCGAAGCGGTAA
- a CDS encoding proline dehydrogenase family protein: protein MLRATFISLSESKSLRSAAEKTWIGQRLSRRFVAGTTIEDALAATQAMNKLGLSVSVDNLGENVTNADEARHSAQLYHQMLDQMNALGLNANVSLKLTHMGLDVDEAMAYEIASGVVQHAVRINNFVRIDMEGSPYTQRTLDFVHKLHSQPENAGRVGAVIQSYMFRSEKDVEELLAQRIRIRLCKGAYKEPPEIAFPKKDDVDANYVKLMKMLLKSGVYHGIATHDENMIRATIEFAQKEKIAASTFEFQMLYGVRRDLQQKLVKEGWRCRVYIPFGTEWYPYLMRRLAERPANAIFILKNLFR from the coding sequence TTGTTAAGGGCCACCTTCATTTCCCTGTCAGAAAGCAAGTCTCTGCGCTCGGCGGCGGAGAAAACATGGATCGGCCAGCGGCTCTCTCGCCGCTTTGTCGCCGGAACCACCATTGAAGATGCGCTTGCCGCCACACAGGCCATGAACAAACTGGGCCTGAGCGTGAGCGTGGACAATCTGGGCGAAAACGTGACCAACGCCGACGAAGCCCGGCACAGCGCACAGCTCTATCACCAGATGCTGGACCAAATGAACGCGCTGGGACTGAATGCCAACGTGAGCTTGAAGCTCACGCACATGGGCCTGGATGTGGACGAAGCGATGGCCTATGAGATTGCTTCGGGTGTGGTGCAGCACGCGGTGCGGATCAATAATTTCGTCCGCATTGATATGGAAGGCTCGCCGTATACGCAGCGGACGCTGGATTTTGTTCATAAGCTGCACAGCCAGCCGGAAAATGCCGGCCGCGTGGGCGCGGTAATCCAGTCGTATATGTTCCGAAGCGAAAAAGATGTTGAAGAGCTATTGGCACAGCGGATACGAATACGGTTGTGCAAAGGCGCATACAAAGAGCCTCCTGAGATCGCGTTCCCGAAGAAAGATGACGTGGACGCGAATTACGTCAAGCTGATGAAGATGCTGCTGAAGAGCGGCGTCTATCACGGCATCGCCACGCACGATGAGAACATGATCCGGGCCACGATTGAGTTTGCGCAAAAAGAAAAGATTGCCGCCTCGACATTTGAGTTCCAAATGCTTTACGGCGTGCGTCGCGACTTGCAGCAGAAGCTGGTGAAAGAAGGCTGGCGCTGCCGTGTGTACATTCCGTTCGGAACGGAGTGGTATCCCTACCTGATGCGGCGGCTGGCAGAGCGCCCGGCAAACGCCATCTTTATCTTGAAGAACCTTTTTAGGTAG
- the trxB gene encoding thioredoxin-disulfide reductase — protein MENSVRDTVVLGTGCAGLTAAIYAARANLKPLVIEGHEPGGQLSLTTLVENFPGFPEGIQGPELIENMRKQAARFGAEYMRAHLVKANLDERPFKLDFGGDKTVLTRTLIIASGASARWLGLPNEHKLIGHGVSSCATCDGFFFKGKPITVIGGGDSAMEEALFLSRFATKVTIIHRREHFRASKIMLDRARKHEKIEFLTDTMVEDVLDPSLKEVVALKLKNLKTGKVWDFPTSAMFLGIGHEPNAKMFTGQLDMDDDGYLKTRDFVMTRVPGVFACGDVQDRRYRQAITAAGSGCAAAIEAEKFLEEHGR, from the coding sequence ATGGAAAATTCCGTTCGCGATACAGTAGTGCTGGGTACCGGTTGCGCCGGCCTTACGGCCGCAATCTATGCGGCCCGTGCCAACCTGAAACCGCTGGTGATTGAAGGCCACGAGCCTGGAGGCCAGCTCTCTCTTACTACGCTGGTGGAAAACTTTCCCGGCTTCCCTGAAGGCATCCAAGGGCCGGAGCTGATAGAGAACATGCGCAAACAGGCAGCGCGCTTTGGCGCAGAATACATGCGCGCGCACCTGGTAAAAGCCAATCTGGACGAGCGGCCCTTTAAGCTAGACTTTGGGGGTGACAAGACCGTGCTAACGCGAACGCTCATCATCGCCAGCGGAGCTTCAGCGCGATGGCTGGGACTGCCGAACGAGCACAAGTTGATCGGCCATGGCGTCTCTTCCTGCGCAACGTGTGACGGCTTCTTCTTCAAAGGCAAGCCGATTACTGTGATCGGCGGCGGAGATTCCGCCATGGAAGAAGCTTTGTTCCTCAGCCGCTTTGCCACCAAGGTCACGATAATCCATCGGCGCGAGCACTTCCGCGCATCCAAGATCATGCTGGACCGCGCGCGCAAGCACGAGAAAATCGAGTTCCTCACGGACACAATGGTGGAAGATGTCCTTGACCCCAGCCTGAAGGAAGTAGTCGCGCTCAAGCTGAAGAATCTAAAGACCGGAAAGGTCTGGGACTTCCCTACCAGCGCCATGTTCCTGGGAATTGGTCATGAGCCCAACGCCAAGATGTTCACCGGCCAGCTTGATATGGACGACGACGGCTACCTGAAGACCCGTGACTTTGTGATGACGCGTGTCCCCGGCGTCTTTGCCTGCGGCGACGTACAGGACCGCCGATATCGGCAGGCGATTACCGCTGCGGGATCAGGTTGCGCGGCAGCGATCGAGGCGGAGAAGTTTCTGGAAGAGCACGGAAGGTAA
- a CDS encoding MFS transporter, with product MPPKLYPRLLLAVLTGLNILNYIDRNVLFAVQSDVKKEFLLSDAKIGLLTSAFFFTYMFAAPVVGWMGDRFPRKSIVVFGIVIWSGFTFLTWFVHDYNQLLFRHAIVGIGEASYATIAPTLIADSFPTLKRGRMLSIFFLGLPVGSAAGYFVGGYLAHYFGSWRVPFMAAGIPGFLLALLLWMLPEPPRGQHEKTAPAASTWGMLRGLVRNGAFITSTLGMAAYTFAMGGMQVWIPTFLVRLRGLDLKTANIDFSIIVIINGIGATLLGGWIGDRLLRRFYGAYYSFSGIAMLLAVPFMVAAIYATGSLMFPAMFVAVFFVLVGTGPTNAALVNSVSANIRSTALAANVFIIHLLGDAFSPTLIGRISDKTGSLQTAFWVAFVAAGISGLILLYGAKFAPRFQAQQT from the coding sequence ATGCCGCCAAAACTCTATCCTCGCCTTTTGCTGGCGGTGCTTACCGGACTGAATATCCTTAATTACATTGACCGCAATGTTCTCTTCGCGGTGCAGTCTGACGTGAAAAAAGAATTTCTGTTAAGCGACGCAAAGATCGGCCTGCTCACCAGCGCCTTCTTCTTCACCTATATGTTTGCCGCGCCTGTCGTCGGCTGGATGGGCGACCGCTTCCCCCGCAAAAGCATTGTAGTCTTCGGCATTGTTATCTGGAGCGGCTTCACGTTTCTTACCTGGTTCGTGCATGACTATAATCAGCTTCTTTTTCGTCACGCCATCGTTGGCATTGGTGAAGCCAGTTATGCGACCATCGCCCCCACGCTGATCGCCGACTCTTTCCCGACGCTCAAGCGTGGCCGCATGCTCTCCATCTTTTTTCTGGGATTGCCCGTAGGCAGCGCCGCCGGATACTTTGTCGGCGGCTACCTGGCGCACTATTTTGGCAGCTGGCGCGTGCCGTTTATGGCCGCCGGAATCCCCGGCTTTCTGCTCGCTCTTTTGCTCTGGATGCTGCCTGAACCGCCGCGCGGTCAACATGAAAAGACCGCACCGGCGGCCAGCACATGGGGTATGCTTCGCGGGCTTGTGCGCAATGGCGCATTCATCACTTCCACTCTCGGCATGGCGGCTTACACATTTGCCATGGGCGGCATGCAGGTCTGGATTCCCACATTCCTCGTTCGTCTGCGTGGGCTGGATTTAAAGACCGCCAACATCGACTTCAGCATTATCGTGATCATCAATGGCATTGGCGCAACGCTGCTGGGCGGATGGATTGGCGACCGCCTGCTCCGGCGCTTTTACGGCGCATATTATTCGTTCTCCGGCATCGCCATGCTCTTGGCGGTGCCATTCATGGTGGCCGCCATTTATGCCACCGGCTCGTTGATGTTTCCGGCCATGTTTGTTGCGGTATTTTTTGTCCTCGTCGGCACCGGTCCCACCAACGCGGCGCTGGTTAATTCCGTGAGCGCCAATATTCGCTCCACCGCGCTGGCCGCAAACGTCTTTATCATTCATCTACTAGGAGACGCTTTCTCCCCGACACTGATCGGCCGCATCTCAGACAAGACTGGGTCGTTGCAGACCGCTTTCTGGGTGGCCTTCGTCGCCGCTGGCATCTCCGGCCTCATTCTTCTTTACGGCGCAAAGTTCGCTCCGCGCTTCCAGGCGCAACAAACATGA
- a CDS encoding DUF2911 domain-containing protein, which produces MKKNYALLLILVMLLAFGNISPAQDFAEIPIPPNGNNEKAEVAQWIGLVKVAISYHSPNLHGGGGADRSGHIWGEVVHYGFIDEGFGPTKAAPWRAGANETTTISFSHDVKVDGKTLKAGTYGLFLDVEKDGPWQWIFSTNNAGWGSFQYDPKEDVLRVPANPVSAPHTEFLTFGFDERKPDSTVAYLQWEDKRVSFRIDVPNANELYVAQMRHNLLSWPGFDYKNWQNAAQFCAANKINLDEALIWADKAIHGPFRGATIGSEDFSTVQTKADVLQAMGKTDEADKLMDHAFQLTGADLLPVHIYGMRLLGAGRKEKAIEVFKFNQKRHPEDKFWGYLGLARAYTATGDKEKAIKNWEIVVQNIPADRKGQLPAYEAALKKLKEAS; this is translated from the coding sequence ATGAAAAAGAATTATGCCCTGTTGTTGATCCTGGTCATGCTGCTTGCATTTGGGAACATTTCCCCGGCGCAGGACTTCGCCGAGATTCCCATCCCGCCCAACGGAAATAATGAAAAGGCCGAAGTGGCCCAGTGGATTGGGCTGGTGAAGGTGGCTATCTCTTATCACAGTCCTAATCTGCATGGCGGAGGCGGAGCGGACCGGAGCGGGCACATCTGGGGAGAAGTGGTGCACTATGGTTTTATTGACGAAGGCTTTGGGCCAACCAAGGCCGCGCCCTGGAGGGCCGGCGCCAATGAAACTACTACCATCTCGTTTTCGCACGATGTGAAGGTGGATGGCAAAACGCTCAAAGCTGGAACGTATGGCCTGTTTCTGGACGTGGAGAAAGATGGGCCGTGGCAGTGGATCTTCTCCACGAACAATGCGGGGTGGGGAAGTTTTCAATATGATCCAAAAGAGGATGTTCTGAGGGTGCCGGCCAACCCAGTGTCCGCGCCGCATACAGAATTTCTTACATTTGGATTTGACGAGCGTAAGCCGGATTCGACGGTCGCCTATCTCCAGTGGGAAGACAAGAGAGTCTCCTTCCGTATTGACGTGCCCAATGCCAACGAACTGTACGTGGCGCAGATGCGGCATAACCTGCTGTCATGGCCGGGTTTCGACTACAAGAATTGGCAGAATGCCGCGCAGTTTTGCGCGGCCAACAAAATCAATCTGGATGAAGCCTTGATCTGGGCTGATAAAGCCATTCATGGTCCGTTTCGCGGAGCTACCATCGGAAGCGAAGATTTCTCCACGGTGCAGACCAAAGCGGACGTGCTACAGGCAATGGGCAAAACCGACGAGGCAGATAAGCTGATGGACCATGCGTTTCAGCTCACCGGTGCCGATCTGCTGCCAGTCCATATTTACGGGATGCGCCTGCTGGGCGCCGGTAGAAAAGAAAAAGCTATTGAAGTCTTTAAATTCAACCAGAAAAGGCACCCAGAAGATAAATTCTGGGGTTACCTGGGGCTGGCGCGGGCATACACGGCTACCGGCGATAAGGAAAAAGCAATAAAGAACTGGGAGATTGTGGTGCAAAATATTCCGGCGGACCGGAAAGGCCAGCTTCCTGCATACGAAGCTGCCCTCAAAAAACTCAAGGAAGCGAGCTGA
- a CDS encoding S9 family peptidase produces the protein MRRFTLLIVSAMAILLMGGVFVQLSAQPAAKKAFTFEDMMSLKRIGGPAISPDGKWVLFAAVDVDLKENKRTSHLWVVPMAGGAARQLPVTPAGESGGHWAPDGKSYLYLSAAEGGTQIWVRGFDSTSGTPSVAATKITSISTEADGAIWSPDGKNIVFISEVFPGCMDDACNKFSDEERAKSKVKAMVFEHLLFRHWNHYTSGKRSHLFVVSAEGGAAKDLTPGDHDVPPFSLGGQDPYAISPDGKEVAFTSNWDEVGATSTNNDIFVVPITGGEPKKLSTSPGGDSTPLYSPDGKWLAWRMQKRAGYESDRFRLVVYDRKSGEIKNLTENFDQWVETIAWSPDSKFIYFTSEKEGASPIYRLNLPVALAGARPTGTGIKDIEEILGGTNDELSVSADGKTMVFTQLSVAAPSEVYKIALEGQTSGSTAKSGRTGPTSTMAYKSNYVAEELSHLNDATLAKVDMQPVESFWFAGAGGTKVQGFLVKPPRFNKDAKYPVKFLIHGGPQGQWGDEWSYRWNAELFAADGYVVIMVNPRGSTGYGQAFVDGVNKDWGGKPYIDLMNGLDYAEKTYPFIDKDRECALGASYGGYMIDWILGHTNRFKCLVSHDGMFNTESAYGSTEELWFPEWEFGDTPWNNREGYRKWSPHLFAAQFKTPTLVVHSQLDYRLDVSEGFQLFTTLQRLNIPSKMLYFPDEGHWILKPQNSELWYKTVNGWVDSYLKK, from the coding sequence ATGCGCCGTTTTACGCTCTTAATCGTTTCAGCCATGGCTATTTTACTCATGGGAGGCGTTTTTGTTCAGCTTTCCGCCCAGCCAGCGGCAAAAAAGGCTTTCACCTTTGAGGACATGATGTCCTTAAAGCGCATTGGCGGCCCGGCAATCTCGCCAGACGGCAAATGGGTGCTATTTGCCGCTGTGGATGTTGACCTGAAAGAGAATAAACGGACTTCCCATCTCTGGGTGGTCCCCATGGCTGGCGGAGCCGCGCGACAACTCCCGGTAACCCCCGCGGGCGAGAGTGGCGGACATTGGGCGCCCGACGGAAAGAGCTATCTCTACCTGAGTGCGGCGGAAGGCGGCACGCAGATATGGGTGAGGGGCTTTGACTCAACCTCAGGTACACCCAGCGTTGCAGCCACGAAAATTACCAGCATCTCCACGGAAGCCGATGGCGCCATCTGGTCTCCCGACGGCAAAAATATTGTTTTTATTTCTGAAGTTTTTCCCGGCTGCATGGACGACGCCTGCAACAAATTCAGCGATGAAGAGCGCGCCAAGTCCAAAGTTAAGGCAATGGTCTTCGAACATCTGCTGTTCCGGCACTGGAACCATTACACCAGCGGCAAGCGCAGCCATCTTTTTGTTGTTTCGGCAGAAGGCGGAGCGGCAAAAGACCTGACTCCGGGCGACCATGACGTTCCTCCTTTCAGCCTGGGCGGACAGGATCCATATGCGATTTCTCCGGACGGAAAAGAAGTGGCGTTTACGAGCAACTGGGATGAGGTTGGCGCGACAAGCACGAACAATGACATTTTTGTGGTGCCCATAACCGGCGGCGAACCGAAAAAGCTCAGCACCAGTCCGGGAGGCGACTCCACGCCGCTCTATTCGCCTGACGGCAAGTGGCTCGCATGGCGCATGCAAAAGCGCGCCGGGTATGAGAGCGACCGGTTCAGGCTGGTTGTTTACGATCGCAAGAGCGGCGAGATCAAAAACCTGACTGAAAATTTTGATCAGTGGGTGGAAACCATCGCCTGGTCGCCCGATTCGAAGTTTATTTATTTCACATCGGAAAAAGAAGGCGCATCGCCGATCTACCGGCTGAATCTGCCCGTCGCCCTCGCCGGCGCCAGACCCACAGGGACGGGCATAAAGGACATTGAAGAAATCCTCGGCGGCACCAATGACGAGTTGAGCGTCTCCGCGGATGGCAAGACGATGGTCTTTACTCAGCTCTCTGTGGCGGCGCCTAGCGAGGTTTACAAAATCGCGCTCGAAGGTCAGACATCCGGCTCAACCGCAAAATCCGGCAGGACCGGCCCCACCTCCACAATGGCATACAAGTCGAACTATGTTGCCGAGGAACTTAGCCACCTGAACGATGCGACGCTGGCAAAGGTTGACATGCAGCCGGTGGAATCATTCTGGTTTGCCGGCGCTGGTGGGACCAAGGTCCAGGGATTTCTGGTGAAGCCGCCACGGTTCAACAAGGACGCAAAATATCCCGTCAAGTTTCTCATCCATGGCGGGCCGCAAGGCCAGTGGGGCGACGAATGGTCCTACCGCTGGAATGCCGAACTTTTTGCCGCCGATGGCTACGTGGTGATCATGGTCAACCCTCGCGGATCAACCGGCTATGGGCAGGCGTTTGTGGATGGCGTGAACAAGGATTGGGGCGGCAAGCCTTACATCGACCTGATGAATGGGCTTGATTACGCGGAGAAAACCTACCCGTTTATCGACAAAGACCGCGAGTGCGCCCTGGGCGCGAGCTATGGCGGCTACATGATTGACTGGATCCTTGGACACACCAATCGATTCAAGTGCCTTGTATCGCACGATGGAATGTTCAACACGGAAAGCGCTTACGGCAGCACGGAAGAGCTGTGGTTTCCGGAGTGGGAGTTTGGCGATACGCCATGGAACAACCGCGAAGGCTACCGCAAATGGTCGCCACATCTTTTTGCCGCGCAGTTCAAGACGCCGACGCTTGTTGTCCACAGCCAGCTTGATTACCGGCTGGACGTCTCTGAAGGCTTCCAGTTATTTACCACGCTGCAACGGCTGAATATCCCTTCAAAAATGCTGTACTTCCCCGATGAAGGACACTGGATACTCAAACCGCAGAACAGCGAGCTATGGTACAAGACCGTGAATGGATGGGTGGACTCGTATTTGAAAAAGTAG
- the queF gene encoding preQ(1) synthase codes for MSHRTGYTDDHAKSGLDHAFPEIDTWPNQFPAYEILIDVPEFTSVCPKTGLPDFGVLEIRYMPARLCLELKSLKEYLLHYRNLGIFQENIVNQVLEDVARAGKPKWALVKGVFRPRGGIGTTVEARWPRPKK; via the coding sequence ATGTCACATCGTACAGGCTATACCGACGATCACGCAAAATCAGGGCTCGACCACGCCTTCCCTGAAATCGACACCTGGCCCAACCAGTTTCCCGCCTACGAAATCCTGATTGACGTGCCGGAGTTCACCTCCGTCTGTCCCAAAACCGGTCTGCCCGACTTTGGCGTGCTGGAAATCCGCTACATGCCCGCCAGACTCTGCCTGGAACTGAAGTCCCTCAAGGAATACCTCCTGCACTATCGCAATCTGGGCATCTTTCAGGAAAACATCGTGAACCAGGTGCTGGAGGATGTTGCGCGGGCCGGCAAGCCCAAGTGGGCGCTGGTGAAAGGCGTGTTTCGTCCGCGCGGCGGGATTGGAACGACCGTGGAAGCCAGATGGCCGAGGCCGAAGAAGTGA
- a CDS encoding efflux RND transporter periplasmic adaptor subunit, with product MARQSANNGRRPVIVVVSLVILAVLIFTGINRRRVVTPVRAEKVVRQEIASIISTNGKIEPIDSFEAHAPAPGTVNKVLVAEGDRVKVGQLLVKLDDAEARSQAAHALAQLRSAEAALSGIKAGGTQEELLTSRADLTKAQAEQAEAQRNLKAIQKLQQSGGASPAELEAAQDRAKKADADVQLLQAKVNGRYSSPEVARVEASAAEARAAYTAAQELLHHANVTAPFAGTVYQLPVKAGGYVNGGDLLVQVANLEKVRVRAFVDEPEIGRLAKGQKVEIKWDAIPGRTWDGTLTRVPTSVTMVGTRTVGEITSEIDNTDRKLLPNVNVNVSIISARHDNALTVSREAVHDVDGKRYVYKIEDEKILAQEVQTGLSSLTRVEVLKGIPEGAVIALGAINAQPLRNGMDIKVVER from the coding sequence ATGGCGAGACAAAGCGCAAATAACGGTCGCAGGCCTGTGATAGTGGTAGTGTCCCTGGTGATATTGGCGGTGCTGATATTCACCGGCATCAACCGCCGTCGCGTAGTGACGCCTGTGCGCGCGGAAAAAGTTGTTCGCCAGGAGATTGCCAGCATTATTTCCACTAACGGCAAAATTGAGCCGATCGACAGCTTTGAGGCACATGCCCCCGCGCCGGGCACCGTGAATAAAGTCCTGGTGGCGGAAGGCGACCGCGTAAAAGTAGGCCAGCTTCTGGTGAAGCTTGATGACGCTGAAGCGCGCTCGCAGGCAGCGCATGCGCTGGCGCAGTTGCGGTCAGCAGAGGCGGCGCTGAGCGGCATTAAAGCCGGCGGAACGCAGGAAGAGCTGCTGACAAGCCGCGCTGATTTGACTAAAGCGCAGGCGGAGCAGGCCGAAGCGCAACGCAACCTGAAAGCGATCCAGAAGTTACAGCAGAGTGGCGGAGCATCGCCGGCAGAGCTGGAAGCGGCACAGGACCGGGCGAAAAAAGCCGATGCCGACGTACAGTTGCTGCAAGCCAAAGTGAATGGCCGCTATTCTTCACCGGAGGTAGCCAGGGTAGAGGCTTCAGCAGCGGAGGCCCGAGCGGCCTATACCGCCGCGCAGGAATTGCTGCATCACGCCAACGTGACCGCGCCCTTTGCGGGGACGGTTTACCAGCTCCCGGTAAAAGCGGGAGGCTATGTGAATGGCGGCGACTTGCTGGTGCAGGTGGCGAACCTGGAAAAAGTGAGAGTGCGCGCCTTTGTGGATGAGCCAGAAATCGGGCGGCTGGCGAAAGGCCAAAAAGTTGAAATCAAATGGGACGCCATCCCCGGCCGCACATGGGACGGCACGCTGACGCGCGTTCCGACCTCAGTGACCATGGTGGGAACGCGCACTGTGGGCGAAATCACCTCTGAGATCGACAATACAGACCGCAAGCTGCTGCCGAACGTGAACGTAAACGTGAGCATTATTTCCGCGCGGCATGACAATGCGCTTACTGTCTCGCGCGAGGCCGTGCATGACGTGGACGGCAAGCGCTATGTTTACAAGATTGAAGACGAAAAGATCCTGGCGCAGGAAGTGCAGACTGGCCTTTCCAGCCTGACGCGGGTGGAAGTGCTGAAAGGAATCCCAGAAGGCGCCGTAATCGCGCTGGGCGCCATCAACGCGCAGCCCTTGCGCAACGGCATGGACATAAAGGTGGTCGAGCGTTGA
- a CDS encoding glycosyltransferase — MIVLDWTLLYWISGLLLALIWLVPALQLAMHFSEVADLTQPEWNPPLDSPLPWLTIVVPARNEEAEIEAALRSLLQLNYRNYQIVAVNDRSTDQTGAIMERLAAEPASASKLRVIHVHELPSGWMGKVHAMWLGSRGNAAQRDAAQGNASQRNAQQTSSDWLLFTDADCVFRSDTLRRAIHYASKTETDHLVLFPTAHMKTLGERMMISFPQVMSSFAMRPWKVRDPKARDHIGVGAFNLIRRSAYEAIGTYEKLRLEVVDDIKLGESIKSAGLRQDVVFGPDLVSLRWAVGAAGVVANLEKNLFAFLQFRISLVLAVCAVTFFLCVCPFLGLLLASGWARAPFAVAVAMIALAYTLTGRYMASSPWMFLTCPVAALVFNFATLQSAFLALRDGAITWRGTKYSLEELRKKR; from the coding sequence ATGATTGTGTTGGACTGGACATTACTTTACTGGATATCAGGCCTGCTGCTGGCCCTGATCTGGCTTGTTCCCGCCCTGCAGCTAGCCATGCATTTTTCTGAAGTCGCCGACCTCACGCAGCCTGAGTGGAATCCTCCGCTAGATTCACCGCTGCCTTGGCTCACCATCGTTGTTCCGGCGCGCAATGAAGAAGCCGAGATTGAAGCCGCGCTTCGATCTCTTCTCCAACTCAACTATCGGAACTACCAGATCGTTGCCGTCAATGACCGGTCCACTGACCAGACCGGCGCGATCATGGAACGCCTCGCCGCAGAACCTGCCTCTGCCAGCAAGCTACGAGTAATCCATGTACACGAGTTGCCTTCAGGCTGGATGGGAAAGGTGCATGCCATGTGGCTGGGTTCCCGAGGAAACGCCGCACAGAGGGACGCCGCACAAGGAAACGCCTCACAGAGAAATGCACAGCAGACCAGCAGTGACTGGCTGCTGTTCACTGACGCTGATTGTGTCTTTCGGTCTGATACTCTGCGCCGCGCTATTCACTACGCGTCAAAGACCGAGACCGACCATCTTGTGCTTTTTCCTACCGCACACATGAAGACCCTGGGCGAGCGCATGATGATTTCATTTCCTCAGGTCATGTCCAGCTTTGCCATGCGACCGTGGAAGGTGCGCGATCCCAAGGCGCGCGATCACATCGGAGTCGGCGCGTTCAATCTCATCCGACGCTCAGCTTATGAAGCCATTGGCACCTATGAAAAACTCCGCCTCGAAGTGGTCGACGATATCAAACTGGGTGAGTCCATCAAGAGCGCGGGGCTTCGGCAGGACGTAGTCTTTGGCCCTGACCTTGTAAGCCTGCGCTGGGCCGTGGGCGCAGCAGGCGTGGTCGCCAACCTGGAGAAAAATCTTTTTGCCTTTCTGCAGTTTCGCATCAGCCTGGTGCTGGCCGTCTGCGCGGTTACTTTTTTTCTGTGCGTCTGTCCCTTTTTAGGGCTTCTGCTGGCTTCTGGCTGGGCGCGCGCCCCATTCGCCGTGGCCGTCGCCATGATCGCGCTCGCTTACACGCTCACCGGGCGATACATGGCCAGCTCTCCATGGATGTTTCTTACCTGCCCGGTGGCCGCGCTGGTATTCAACTTCGCCACTTTGCAGTCCGCCTTCCTCGCCCTGCGTGATGGAGCCATTACCTGGCGCGGGACAAAGTATTCGTTGGAGGAGTTAAGAAAGAAGCGCTGA